The following are encoded together in the Echeneis naucrates chromosome 9, fEcheNa1.1, whole genome shotgun sequence genome:
- the mthfd2 gene encoding bifunctional methylenetetrahydrofolate dehydrogenase/cyclohydrolase, mitochondrial — MAAIRTLRKLCQQAQHHVCNLHTSAPRQEAVVISGKKLAKQIREEARADVEKWVLAGNRRPHLSVVLVGDNPASHSYVLNKTRAAADVGISSETILKHSDITEEELLELIYKVNRDHRVDGLLVQLPLPDHIDERTICNAVSPAKDVDGFHVVNVGRMCLDQSTMLPATPWGVWEIIKRTGIPTLGKNVVVAGRSKNVGMPIAMLLHTDGRHERPGGDATVTISHRYTPKDQLCQHTKIADIIVAAAGIPNLITADMIKEGAAVIDVGINRVQDPVTGKDRLVGDVDFEGVRQKAGFITPVPGGVGPMTVAMLMKNTIKAAKNVLLYPQERIRMVAAS, encoded by the exons atggCGGCGATCAGGACGCTCAGGAAACTGTGCCAGCAAGCCCAGCACCACGTCTGTAACCTGCACACGTCTGCCCCGAG GCAGGAGGCAGTGGTTATCTCAGGAAAGAAACTAGCAAAGCAGATTCGAGAGGAGGCCCGGGCTGACGTGGAGAAATGGGTTCTCGCCGGCAACAGGAGACCCCATCTGAGTGTGGTTCTGGTGGGGGACAACCCAGCCAGTCACTCCTACGTCCTAAACAAGACGCGCGCTGCAGCTGATGTCG GAATCTCCAGTGAGACGATTCTCAAGCACTCAGACATCACTGAGGAGGAGTTACTGGAGCTGATCTACAAAGTCAACAGAGACCATCGTGTGGATGGCCTGCTGGTCCAACTGCCTCTGCCAG ACCACATCGATGAGCGCACAATCTGTAATGCAGTTTCCCCAGCCAAGGATGTGGACGGCTTCCACGTAGTCAATGTGGGACGCATGTGTCTGGATCAGTCTACCATGCTTCCTGCCACACCCTGGGGAGTCTGGGAAATAATTAAGCGCACAG GTATTCCTACTCTGGGAAAGAATGTCGTGGTTGCAGGACGCTCCAAGAATGTGGGGATGCCCATTGCCATGCTCCTTCATACAGACGGTCGTCACGAGAGGCCCGGAG GTGATGCCACGGTCACCATTTCTCACCGTTACACTCCAAAGGACCAACTTTGCCAACACACAAAAATCGCAGATATCATTGTGGCTGCTGCAG GGATCCCAAACCTCATTACTGCGGACATGATCAAAGAGGGAGCAGCTGTGATTGACGTTGGAATAAACAGAGTGCAGGATCCCGTCACTGGGAAGGACAGACTAGTTGGAGATGTGGATTTTGAAG GCGTGAGACAGAAGGCAGGTTTCATCACTCCAGTGCCTGGAGGTGTGGGACCCATGACCGTGGCCATGCTCATGAAGAACACCATTAAAGCAGCTAAGAATGTTCTGCTGTATCCCCAAGAGAGGATCCGCATGGTAGCTGCATCCTAA
- the arl6ip4 gene encoding ADP-ribosylation factor-like protein 6-interacting protein 4 isoform X1 — MGRSRSADREKKKKKRSRSSSSSSASSSSSSSSSRSRSKSTKKDRRKSQDVKTQKNKRRRSPSSSSSSSSSSSSSSSSSSSAERAKRKKSKTKKKKLKKMKAKLKKQRKKEKKKKEKLKKKEKKKAEGQQSSGPAERPSYLEVWQSEEGAVELGPVMTDEQKARLTTKRPLTKEEYEARQSVIRKVVDPETGRTRLVRGEGEIIEEIVSREKHKEINKQATKGDGNAFQRKLGMNR; from the exons ATGGGCCGCAGCAGGTCggctgacagagagaagaagaagaagaaacgcAGTcggtcctcctcttcctcatcggcatcttcttcctccagcagcagcagcagcaggagtcgGAGCAAATcgacaaagaaagacagacgcAAGAGCCAAG ATGTGAAAACTCAAAAGAACAAGCGAAGAAGAAGcccctcttcttcatcttcttcctcctcctcttcctcctcctcctcctcctcctcgtccagCGCTGAGAGggcaaagaggaagaagagtaaaaccaagaaaaagaagctgaaaaagaTGAAGGCAAAGCTtaagaaacagaggaaaaaggagaagaagaagaaagagaagctgaagaagaaggagaagaagaaggcggAGGGACAGCAGTCCTCAGGTCCGGCAGAGAGACCGTCTTACCTGGAGGTGTGGCAGAGTGAGGAGGGGGCGGTGGAGCTCGGACCTG tcaTGACAGACGAGCAGAAAGCCAGACTCACCACCAAGAGGCCTCTCACCAAAGAGGAGTACGAGGCCAGGCAGAGTGTGATCCGCAAGGTGGTGGACCCTGAAACGGGCCGGACCAG ATTggtgagaggagaaggagagatcATAGAGGAGATTGTCAGtcgagaaaaacacaaagagataaacaag CAGGCAACCAAGGGAGACGGGAACGCCTTCCAGCGGAAACTGGGAATGAACAGGTAG
- the arl6ip4 gene encoding ADP-ribosylation factor-like protein 6-interacting protein 4 isoform X2, translated as MGRSRSADREKKKKKRSRSSSSSSASSSSSSSSSRSRSKSTKKDRRKSQDVKTQKNKRRRSPSSSSSSSSSSSSSSSSSSSAERAKRKKSKTKKKKLKKMKAKLKKQRKKEKKKKEKLKKKEKKKAEGQQSSGPAERPSYLEVWQSEEGAVELGPVMTDEQKARLTTKRPLTKEEYEARQSVIRKVVDPETGRTRLVRGEGEIIEEIVSREKHKEINKATKGDGNAFQRKLGMNR; from the exons ATGGGCCGCAGCAGGTCggctgacagagagaagaagaagaagaaacgcAGTcggtcctcctcttcctcatcggcatcttcttcctccagcagcagcagcagcaggagtcgGAGCAAATcgacaaagaaagacagacgcAAGAGCCAAG ATGTGAAAACTCAAAAGAACAAGCGAAGAAGAAGcccctcttcttcatcttcttcctcctcctcttcctcctcctcctcctcctcctcgtccagCGCTGAGAGggcaaagaggaagaagagtaaaaccaagaaaaagaagctgaaaaagaTGAAGGCAAAGCTtaagaaacagaggaaaaaggagaagaagaagaaagagaagctgaagaagaaggagaagaagaaggcggAGGGACAGCAGTCCTCAGGTCCGGCAGAGAGACCGTCTTACCTGGAGGTGTGGCAGAGTGAGGAGGGGGCGGTGGAGCTCGGACCTG tcaTGACAGACGAGCAGAAAGCCAGACTCACCACCAAGAGGCCTCTCACCAAAGAGGAGTACGAGGCCAGGCAGAGTGTGATCCGCAAGGTGGTGGACCCTGAAACGGGCCGGACCAG ATTggtgagaggagaaggagagatcATAGAGGAGATTGTCAGtcgagaaaaacacaaagagataaacaag GCAACCAAGGGAGACGGGAACGCCTTCCAGCGGAAACTGGGAATGAACAGGTAG